Part of the Nitrososphaerota archaeon genome, GGAGGAATCTCACAAAAGAAACCATATGTCTTTGAAGTTGCAGTAAAAGGCGGCGATATCAAAAAACAATTTGATTTTCTAAAATCACTCTTTGGAAAGCAAGTCAAAGTTGAAGAAGTCTTTGAGCTTGGTTCCAGCGTCGATGTAGCATCGATTACCAAAGGAAAAGGATGGGAAGGTCCAATCACAAGATGGGGTGTCAAGAAAAAGCAGCACAAATCAAGAAAGTCAGTTCGCGCTCTTGGTACACTGGGACCAATTTCACCGGCTAGCATCATGTACACTGTACCTCGCGCAGGCCAGCGTGGGTTCCATCAAAGAGTAGAATACAATAAACGAATCATGATAATGAGCAACACAGACAAGGACGATTTCAAAATCAATCCAAATGGTGGATTCAAACACTATGGGTTTGTCAACGGCGACTTTGTGGTTTTGAAAGGTTCAGTTCCTGGAACTTACCGAAGACTAGTAAAATTTAGAACCCAAGTAAGAAATGTTCCAAACAAAGTTCTCAAGCCAAACATATTGGAGATTGTAGTATGAAAACACAAACACTATCACTGACTGGCACAAAGCAAGACGAAATCGAACTACCAAAGGTATTCTCAACACCGGTAAACAAGGATCTAATTCATCGAGCATTTGTCAACTTGGATTCTCACCACTACCAAAGACAGGGAAGAATGCCATCTGCTGGTCAAAACACAGTTGCGGCATCAAACGATCCACCAACAGGTCACGGCCAAGCAAGAGTTGCAAGAATTCGTGGTGGCGGTCCAAGACGTGGACAAGCTGCCAAAGTCGCAATGGTCAGAGGCGGAAGACAAGCGCATCCACCAACATCTGAAAAAATAGTCTACAAGAAACTAAACAAACAAGAAAAACGACTTGCGCTATGTTCTGCAATTGCAGCTACGGCTTCAAAGGACTTGGTTTCCTCACGAGGACACATCATCAACGGAATTGAGTCATTCCCAGTAATAGTATCTGATGACATTGAAAAGATCTCTAAAGCAAAAGAAATTTCCAAGGTAATGTCTGCACTAAAATTGTCTGGCGACATTGAGCGACTAGAAAAAAGAAAGGCACGTTCCGGCAGATCATCCATTAGGGGAAGAAAAACAAAGACAGGCAAATCAATTCTCTTTGTAACCAAAGACGCAAAATCCCTATCCAAGGCATGCGGTGCATTCCCGGGAGTCGACGTAAGAGCAGTAAGCGATCTATCAATTTTGGACTTGGCTCCAGGTTCTAGCCTTGTTAGATTAACAGTATACACAAAGGGAGCAATAAATGAAATTGGAAACCTAAAGTCACGCCATCTTGAACTAATGGAGGCACTACGATGAATACCACACAAGCAACAAAAATAATTCTGAGACCATATGTCACAGAAAAGACATTCTCGCTAATTGAAAAAGACAACAGGATCTGCTTTATTGTCGACAAGGACGCAAGCAAGGCCACAATAAAAGAGGCAATCAAGACACTATACGAAGAAAATGCAATTGATGTCAATACCGCAAGAACAATTTCCGGTAAAAAGGCATTTGTCAAATTTGAAACTGTCGAAAAAGCACGCGACCTTGCAACAAAGATAGGAATGCTATAATATGGAACGCAAAAATTCAAACCTACAGGTGTCAATAAATGGTTAAGGAATTCGACTATAGAGGCATTCCATTGGAACAACTCCAAGCCATGTCTCTAGAAAAATTATTCGAGCTTTTCCCAGCGAGAGCAAGGCGTTCCCTTACCCGTGGAATTACCGACGGTAAGAGAAAACTAATTGAGGAAATCAAGGCGAGCAAGGCAGGTAAGGCCAAAAACCCAATTAAGACACACATTAGAGATCTTATTGTATTACCATACATGGTCGGAGTAACAGTTAACGTATTTTCTGGAAAGGAATTCATTCCAGTAACAATCACACCACAAATGATTGGCCACTTTATCGGCGAATATGTTAGAACAAACAAGCGTGTCGTTCACGGCGCACCTGGCGTCGGAGCATCAAGATCCAGCTTGTATGTACCATTAAAGTGATTATCATGCCGGACTATGGTTACGCATTTCAAAATTTCGACTCGACGAAACACGTCCGAGCATCAATTCGAGAAAAATCATTCTCTCACAAGCATGCACGTGAGGTAGCCAAAATGATCAAGGGCATGTCCATTGAAAAAGCACGAGATGCACTACAAGACGTAATTTCACTGAAAAGGGCGGTCCCATTTAGAAGATACAAAAACGAAGTAGGACATCGTTCCGACACTGGAGTAATGTCTGGTCGTTACCCAAGAAAGGCTGCAGAGGAATTCATCAAATTACTGGATAATTTGGAAGCAAATGCCGAATACAAAGGAATGGATCTTGATAGACTCAAAATCATTTCTGCAAATACACACAAGGGCGTTCTAGTTAAGCGATTCACTCCAAGAGCGCAAGGTAGAGCAACTCCAAAGAACAATGTACTAACACACGTCGAGCTGGTGGCTCAAGAGGTTTAGAAAAATGTCTGCAGTCAAAAACGTAATCAAAGACAACTACAACATGATGCTTCTCAAAGATTATCTCAGAAGTGCAATCAAAGAGTCGGGTTTCTCACACGTTGAGATTTCTAAAACACCGATGGGTACCAGAGTTGTATTGCACGTAACACGACCGGGCATCGTAATTGGAAGAAAGGGAACTGGAATCAGAGAATTAACAGAAACTCTGGAGAAAAGATTCGGCCTAAAAAGTCCACAAATAGCAGTAAATGAAATCTTACAGCCGGAGCTTACCGCAAGCGTCATGTGCAATAGATTGGCACAGTTAATCGAGCGAGGAACCGCATTTAGAAGAGCAACAATGTGGACATTGCAACAAATAATGAATGCGGGTGCTATGGGTGTCCAAATCACGGTTTCAGGCAAATTGCGAGGCGATCGTTCATCATTTGAAAAACACTCCTTGGGTGTTTTACCACGAGCAGGCCACTCTGCAAGTATCATAGTTGACGAAGACACAACACCAATACCAACCCCAATGGGCTATATCGGAGTTAGAATCAGAATTGCAAGAAAGGAAAGATACATTCCAGAATTTGAGCTAAAGGGCAAAAAAGAAACCAAAGAAGAGCGGGAAATCAGACTGGCAAAAGAGGAATCAGAACGCATCGCAAGAACAGAAAGCGAGCAAGTCAAACTCGACCAGGAAAAGATTGAACAAATGGATCTTATGGAAGAAGTGGAGGAGAAACTAAAGTAAAATGGCCCAATTAAGGATGAAGTCAATCAGAGAGCTAAACGAAGTTGATCTAAAATCAAGACTAGAGCAATCACGAGTCGAGCTTGCAAAGATGCGAACAGATGCTGCAAAGGGAACTCTGCGCAAGGAATCCGGCAAAATTCGAGCACTGCGAAAAGAAATTGCAAGAATGCTCACAAGAATAAACGAGATGAAAAAACAATGATGGCATTAAGCTCTGAATTCATTGGATTACAAACAGAGATTGTAGACTCGAATGACAAGTCACTGATAGGCCTAACTGGCAAAATTACATTTGAAACCCAGAAAACCTTTACAATTAACACAGACCATGGCCAAAAAACCATTCCAAAACAGCATACCTCATGGA contains:
- a CDS encoding 30S ribosomal protein S19: MVKEFDYRGIPLEQLQAMSLEKLFELFPARARRSLTRGITDGKRKLIEEIKASKAGKAKNPIKTHIRDLIVLPYMVGVTVNVFSGKEFIPVTITPQMIGHFIGEYVRTNKRVVHGAPGVGASRSSLYVPLK
- a CDS encoding ribonuclease P protein subunit, with the translated sequence MMALSSEFIGLQTEIVDSNDKSLIGLTGKITFETQKTFTINTDHGQKTIPKQHTSWKFANDQVINGNLIAKRPEDRIKVKA
- a CDS encoding 30S ribosomal protein S3, which produces MSAVKNVIKDNYNMMLLKDYLRSAIKESGFSHVEISKTPMGTRVVLHVTRPGIVIGRKGTGIRELTETLEKRFGLKSPQIAVNEILQPELTASVMCNRLAQLIERGTAFRRATMWTLQQIMNAGAMGVQITVSGKLRGDRSSFEKHSLGVLPRAGHSASIIVDEDTTPIPTPMGYIGVRIRIARKERYIPEFELKGKKETKEEREIRLAKEESERIARTESEQVKLDQEKIEQMDLMEEVEEKLK
- a CDS encoding 50S ribosomal protein L4, whose translation is MKTQTLSLTGTKQDEIELPKVFSTPVNKDLIHRAFVNLDSHHYQRQGRMPSAGQNTVAASNDPPTGHGQARVARIRGGGPRRGQAAKVAMVRGGRQAHPPTSEKIVYKKLNKQEKRLALCSAIAATASKDLVSSRGHIINGIESFPVIVSDDIEKISKAKEISKVMSALKLSGDIERLEKRKARSGRSSIRGRKTKTGKSILFVTKDAKSLSKACGAFPGVDVRAVSDLSILDLAPGSSLVRLTVYTKGAINEIGNLKSRHLELMEALR
- a CDS encoding 50S ribosomal protein L3 — its product is MGHRKHSQPRRGSLAYLPRGRAKSMEARIRTWPDIVSEQPKLLGYAGFKVGCIQIVSIDDREKTPNHGKQLVSLGTVVATPPISVIGIRGYYEDIDGAHALFDVYSIDMPKEVSRLFTLKPKEGTLERAEKMLNRTSELYAIVAVLPNNGGISQKKPYVFEVAVKGGDIKKQFDFLKSLFGKQVKVEEVFELGSSVDVASITKGKGWEGPITRWGVKKKQHKSRKSVRALGTLGPISPASIMYTVPRAGQRGFHQRVEYNKRIMIMSNTDKDDFKINPNGGFKHYGFVNGDFVVLKGSVPGTYRRLVKFRTQVRNVPNKVLKPNILEIVV
- the rpmC gene encoding 50S ribosomal protein L29, with translation MAQLRMKSIRELNEVDLKSRLEQSRVELAKMRTDAAKGTLRKESGKIRALRKEIARMLTRINEMKKQ
- a CDS encoding 50S ribosomal protein L23, which translates into the protein MNTTQATKIILRPYVTEKTFSLIEKDNRICFIVDKDASKATIKEAIKTLYEENAIDVNTARTISGKKAFVKFETVEKARDLATKIGML
- a CDS encoding 50S ribosomal protein L22: MPDYGYAFQNFDSTKHVRASIREKSFSHKHAREVAKMIKGMSIEKARDALQDVISLKRAVPFRRYKNEVGHRSDTGVMSGRYPRKAAEEFIKLLDNLEANAEYKGMDLDRLKIISANTHKGVLVKRFTPRAQGRATPKNNVLTHVELVAQEV